One Ilumatobacter fluminis genomic window, TCCCGTCGAGGGCGGCGAAGGCCTGCCCGCCCGGACGACTCCACAGCCGCTCGCCGGTCTCGAGATCGAACGCCACCAGCTGCTCGTCGGGCGGTGTGTTCTCGTCGAGCCACTGGCACCCGGCGCCGTCGGTCCAGGTCAGGCACTCCATGACGAGCGCGACCGAGCCGGAGACCGCCGACGCGAAGCCCTCACGACTGATGTGATGGAAACCAGGTTCGGACCAGACGACATCACCGGCACCGTCGAGGAGCTCGAGCACCGAGTCCTCGCCGTACGGGATCCGGAGCGTCGGCGGCAGCGACCGGAGATCGTCGGGGTCGCTCGACCAGGCCTCGCCGGTCCACACGGTCTCCGGCAGACTGCCGTCGATGGGCGTCGCGGCAACCAGGAGCGCGCCGTCGCCCTCGATGAGTTCGTAGCGCACCCGGTCGGACGGCGTTCCGATTGCGACGTCCGGGTACGGGATGTCGGTCGCGGTAAAGCCGTCCAGATCGATGACGCCGAGGCGGCTGTCGGCATCGATGACGCCGGCGTCCCAGGGAACACCGACGAGGACGCGGTCGCCGAGAATCCCGTCGATCGTCCGGTCACCGGTGCTGAACGGTGGCGAGAAGTCGGCACCGGTCGAGAGGTCGAACGGCAGCAGCAGCGCCTCCCCGTCACCGGCGGCGAGCCAGAGCTGTCGCCCGGCCGGGACGAGCGCCCTCGGCCAACCGACGCCCTCGAGGCAGCGTCGCCACCTGACGGCGCCGTCGAGATCGACGACCTCGACGGTGATCGCGTCGGTGCCGTCAAGGGACTGTCCGTAGAGCGTCAGCGCCACGCCACCCGGGACCACGACAGGAGACAGGAGTGGGGATTCGCTGCCGTTGCGCGTCTCGATCGTCGGGACCCCCAGGTCGAGCGTCGGCTCGGCGCCGACCGTCGTGAACTGGGTGAGGGCCTGGTCGATCGAACCGAGGGTTGCGGCACCACTCGTTCGTTCGACACAGTCCGGGTTCCACGCCGCGACGACCTCGCCATCGACCATGTCGGGCACGTTGTCGGGCACGGTGTCGGGCGGCGGCGCCGCCGTCTCCGGCGACACTGCGACCGTCAGCTCGACCACCGAGCCCGTCGGGACGAGCGATCCCGGCGCTGCATCGACGTCTCCGAGCACCGACCAGCCGAGCACGACGTCGTGCCCGGCCGTCTCGTCGACGACTTCCACGAGCTGGAACCTCAGCCCGACCGCCTGCAGGTCCTCGATCGCAAGGCCGGCCGGCATGCCGGTCCAGTCCGACAGCTCGACCAGGTCGTCTGCGATCGTCGACTCGGGAGGCTCGGTGGGCGATACCACCGGCAATGACACGGTGGTGTCGGGCGGCGGCATGGTGGCATCCGGTGTGGTGGCCGGCGTCGGGGCGCTGTCGTTGCCCGATCGGACCGAGACGGCCACGGCTGCGACCGCGACGAGGGCGACGGCGGCGGCAGCCATGAACCAGGTGGCCGGTGACCGGCGCGAGCTGGCCGACGATGACGAGCCGAGCTCGGCGCCGTCGGCGCGGCGGGTGATGTCGTCCCACTGGTCGGGCACGGCGACGGCGTCGAATGCGTCGAGCCCCATCCGATCCAGGGCGTGCTCGTCGGGCCGGTCGGGCTGGTCGCTCATCGGTCGTTCTCCAGGATCTCGCGGGCTCGTTCGGTGGCTCGATGGAGTCGCACGCGCACGCGCCCGGCGGGCTCGCCGAGCACCGTGGCGAGTTCGCCGGGTTTCCATCCGCCGACGTGGCACAGCACGATCAGTTCACGATCCTGCTCCGACAGCGCAGCGAGTCGCCGGAGGAGACCGCCGAGGCCGTCGACGGTGTCGACGCTCGGAACCTCGGCCGGTTCCCCGTTTGCCCTGCGTCGTCGTTGCAGTTCACCACGAGCGATCGCGAACGCCGAGCGCCACACCCATGCTGCGACGTCGCGCAGCTCGTCGCCCCGTCGGAGGGCTTGGGCGAACGCCTCGGCGGTCGCCTCGTCGGCGACGTCTCGTGAGCCGGCGAAGGCGTAGATCGAACGCCACAGGCGCGCATGATCGGTCTCGTAGACCGAGCGCACCCGCTCCACGACCGCATCGGTCTGCATCACCACTGATTCCATCACGTCGTACAGGGAGCGAACGACACGATTCGTTACACGGGCCGCGACGGCGGTGTCGGGACGAGTGTGACGCCCGACCGCCGGACAGCGAGGTTTTCGGCTTGCCAGAGGTACACCGCATGTCTATTGTTAGGCCGCCTTACCACCCGGTGAGGTCCCCGCTGACATGATGATGGAGCCCCCACGATGACTTTCCGACGACGCGTCGTCCCGACTCTGGCCGCCGGCCTGTTGCTGTTCACCGCCGCATGCGGTGGTGATGACGACGATGCCGGCACCGACGCCGAACCCGTCGAGGAGACCGAGACGTCCGAAGCCCCCGCCGAGGAGACCGAGTCGTCCGAGGCCCCCGCCGAGGAGACCGAGTCGACCGAGGCCCCCGCCGAGGAGACCGAGTCGACCGAGGCCCCCGCCGAGGAGACCGAGTCGGCCGAGGCCGGCACGGTCGTCGTTGCCGACTACTACGGCGAGGTCGAGGTGCCGCTCGATGCGGAGCGCATCGTGCTCACCGACAACCGCCTCGTCCGCTCGTTCGACGACTGGGGTGTCGAGCTCGTCGCAGCGCCGCTCGAGATCTTCCCCGACAGCATCTCGTACCAGTCGAACGACGACGTCGCCGACCTCGGCAACCACGGTGAGCCCAACCTCGAGACGTTCGTGGCCGCCGATCCCGACCTGGTCTTCACCGGCTACCGCTTCTCGACGTTCTACGAGGACATCACCGAGCTCGTCCCGGACGCGACCGTCGTGAGCACCGACTTCGACCTCGACGAGGCCGATCCGGTGGGTCCCCTCGTCGACCAGCTCCTCATGGCCGGCGCTGCACTCGGTCACGAGGACGAGGCGCAGGCCACCGTCGACGAGCTGTACGCGGCGATCGACGCCGCCAAGGCCGCCTACGACCCGTCGGAGACCGTCATGGGTCTGATCACCTCTGGCGGCGACATCGGATACGTCGCCCCGGTCAACGGTCGCGCCATCGGCCCGCTGTTCCCGGTGCTCGGCCTGACCCCCGCCATCGAACAGGACGGCGACAGCGGCCACACCGGTGACGACATCTCGGTCGAGGCGATCGCTGCGGCCAACCCCGACTGGATCATCGTCCTCGACCGCGACGCGTCGTTCGCCGACACGCTCGACGTCTACACCTCGGCCGAAGAGGTGCTGTTCGGCTCGGAGGCGCTCGCCAACGTGACCGCCATCGTCGAAGGCAACGTGGTCTACCTGCCGGCCGACTTCTACCTCACCGAGGACGTCATGGCCTACACCCAGGTGATCAACGACTTCGCCGACGCCGTCGCCGCGGACTGACCCTCGTCGTCGACGAGTGACCACAACGGAACAACTCGACTCGGCGCGTGCGCATGACGATGTGCGCACGCGCCGAGGCGCGTCCGGCTGGCTGTTCGGGCTGGCCGTCGTGGCGACGGTCGGCCTGCTGGTGCTGTCGCTGACGGTCGGCGTGTACGACATCACGGGCAGCGAGGACGGGTGGCGCATGTTCGCGATCACCCGGGTGCCGCGCACCATCTCGCTCGTGCTCGCCGGCGCCGCCATGTCGATGTGCGGACTGCTGATGCAGCTCCTCACCCAGAACCGGTTCGTCGAACCGACCA contains:
- a CDS encoding PASTA domain-containing protein produces the protein MSDQPDRPDEHALDRMGLDAFDAVAVPDQWDDITRRADGAELGSSSSASSRRSPATWFMAAAAVALVAVAAVAVSVRSGNDSAPTPATTPDATMPPPDTTVSLPVVSPTEPPESTIADDLVELSDWTGMPAGLAIEDLQAVGLRFQLVEVVDETAGHDVVLGWSVLGDVDAAPGSLVPTGSVVELTVAVSPETAAPPPDTVPDNVPDMVDGEVVAAWNPDCVERTSGAATLGSIDQALTQFTTVGAEPTLDLGVPTIETRNGSESPLLSPVVVPGGVALTLYGQSLDGTDAITVEVVDLDGAVRWRRCLEGVGWPRALVPAGRQLWLAAGDGEALLLPFDLSTGADFSPPFSTGDRTIDGILGDRVLVGVPWDAGVIDADSRLGVIDLDGFTATDIPYPDVAIGTPSDRVRYELIEGDGALLVAATPIDGSLPETVWTGEAWSSDPDDLRSLPPTLRIPYGEDSVLELLDGAGDVVWSEPGFHHISREGFASAVSGSVALVMECLTWTDGAGCQWLDENTPPDEQLVAFDLETGERLWSRPGGQAFAALDGNRGIVTADVGWELIDLRTGERVDDVAVAAWPQDDIFFNECCGAGDYIWTRLDGGVLFEATGDRLRVWLPPEASTPTITTDAFS
- a CDS encoding RNA polymerase sigma factor, translated to MESVVMQTDAVVERVRSVYETDHARLWRSIYAFAGSRDVADEATAEAFAQALRRGDELRDVAAWVWRSAFAIARGELQRRRRANGEPAEVPSVDTVDGLGGLLRRLAALSEQDRELIVLCHVGGWKPGELATVLGEPAGRVRVRLHRATERAREILENDR
- a CDS encoding siderophore ABC transporter substrate-binding protein; translated protein: MTFRRRVVPTLAAGLLLFTAACGGDDDDAGTDAEPVEETETSEAPAEETESSEAPAEETESTEAPAEETESTEAPAEETESAEAGTVVVADYYGEVEVPLDAERIVLTDNRLVRSFDDWGVELVAAPLEIFPDSISYQSNDDVADLGNHGEPNLETFVAADPDLVFTGYRFSTFYEDITELVPDATVVSTDFDLDEADPVGPLVDQLLMAGAALGHEDEAQATVDELYAAIDAAKAAYDPSETVMGLITSGGDIGYVAPVNGRAIGPLFPVLGLTPAIEQDGDSGHTGDDISVEAIAAANPDWIIVLDRDASFADTLDVYTSAEEVLFGSEALANVTAIVEGNVVYLPADFYLTEDVMAYTQVINDFADAVAAD